One window of the Chryseobacterium camelliae genome contains the following:
- the ribD gene encoding bifunctional diaminohydroxyphosphoribosylaminopyrimidine deaminase/5-amino-6-(5-phosphoribosylamino)uracil reductase RibD has translation MDEQYIQRCIELARKALGNTYPNPLVGSVIVHNGRIIGEGYHHKAGENHAEINAINSVADKTLIPESTIYVSLEPCAHYGKTPPCALKIKELGFRKVVIGAMDSHDKVNGKGKKIIQDAGIEVVSEILEQECIELNKRFFTYHEKKRPYIILKWAESGDGFLDQDFKPTAISNALVNQFVHQLRADEHAILVGTQTALNDDPSLTVRNAEGNNPVRILVDFDLKVPRDFNLYNNEAPTLIFNTEKDATEGNIRFIKTGRENFLSALTDALYREHIQSVIIEGGRFTLQQFIDAGLWDEAVIIKNEHLRLANGTKAPDFPFTAERTESFRHNRISWYKKASN, from the coding sequence ATGGACGAACAATACATACAGCGATGCATTGAACTGGCCCGGAAAGCCCTGGGTAATACCTATCCCAATCCACTGGTAGGAAGCGTCATTGTGCACAACGGCCGGATCATTGGTGAAGGCTATCATCATAAGGCCGGGGAAAACCACGCAGAGATCAATGCCATCAATTCCGTGGCAGACAAAACCCTCATTCCGGAATCTACCATTTACGTTTCCCTGGAACCCTGTGCGCATTATGGAAAAACGCCACCGTGCGCGCTCAAAATCAAGGAGCTGGGGTTCAGAAAAGTGGTCATCGGTGCAATGGATTCACATGATAAGGTAAACGGCAAAGGAAAAAAAATCATTCAGGATGCGGGAATCGAGGTGGTATCGGAAATCCTGGAACAGGAATGTATTGAACTGAATAAACGGTTTTTTACCTATCATGAAAAGAAAAGGCCTTATATCATTCTCAAATGGGCTGAATCCGGTGACGGTTTTTTAGACCAGGATTTTAAACCGACTGCCATCTCAAATGCATTGGTCAATCAATTCGTGCATCAGCTGAGAGCTGACGAACATGCGATATTAGTAGGAACACAAACGGCACTGAATGACGACCCTTCACTTACCGTAAGAAATGCAGAAGGCAATAATCCTGTGAGAATCCTGGTTGATTTTGACCTGAAAGTGCCGCGTGATTTCAATTTGTACAATAATGAGGCGCCTACCCTTATTTTCAATACTGAGAAAGATGCTACAGAAGGCAATATCCGGTTTATAAAAACCGGAAGGGAAAATTTCCTGTCCGCACTGACAGATGCTTTGTACCGCGAACACATACAGTCCGTCATTATAGAAGGAGGAAGATTTACCCTGCAGCAGTTTATTGATGCCGGACTATGGGATGAAGCGGTCATCATTAAAAATGAGCATCTGAGATTGGCAAACGGTACAAAAGCTCCCGACTTCCCT
- a CDS encoding DUF349 domain-containing protein: protein MTTENNLSENEEKKNAAEMPQEEHQEPIQEHTASHDENNHEEEKDPAQEEEMPATHEEDHEEPDMSLADILKEMEKIINTPDAGENSKRFNQLKEKASHHLHDEVEDKKHEYVEAGNAAENFSYEHPMQSRFSALVNIFREKHDAYQKGQEEEQKQNLEHRQSIIERLKNLYTNSEPGVNLFRSIREIKEDWSKAGQVAKSEFRILNNNYFHHLNQFYQMLDLNKEFLEQEYSHNLEKRQHIIERARQLENEPVIQKALNELQYLHKLWKEEAEPVAEEFREKTWEEFKEISNKIHERKSELSVAIEAEQNANLEKKNQIIAEIKKLSEPAENPNHNYWQNAIRRVEDLRSEFLKTGSVPRKLSNQNWNDFKTTLRAFNTTKNSYYKSLKGSQQTNLEEKMKLIQTAQDNVSNEDWDISVPLFKKLQEDWKKIGHVPKSMTNKIWDEFRDACNAFFNNFREKSNTSTDNWKDNYKQKKHLLDELKTVGDEEGSIERIEAIKTAWNNIGKVPRDKISINSEFNKTLREKLRLNKINELELKEEGLSENQLTDKARKIKSQISDLEGEIVKLENNLSFFTNPSRENPLLKDTYNTIDDKKAHLETLKQNLHSIISGSGE, encoded by the coding sequence ATGACTACAGAAAACAATCTTTCTGAAAACGAAGAAAAGAAAAATGCCGCAGAAATGCCGCAGGAAGAGCATCAGGAACCGATCCAGGAGCATACGGCTTCTCATGATGAAAATAATCATGAAGAAGAAAAGGATCCTGCCCAGGAAGAAGAGATGCCGGCCACCCATGAAGAGGATCACGAAGAACCTGATATGAGCCTGGCAGATATTCTGAAGGAAATGGAGAAGATCATCAACACTCCGGATGCCGGCGAAAACTCCAAAAGATTCAACCAGCTCAAAGAAAAAGCATCCCACCACCTCCATGATGAAGTAGAAGACAAGAAGCATGAATATGTGGAAGCCGGAAATGCTGCTGAGAACTTCAGCTATGAGCATCCGATGCAGTCCAGGTTTTCTGCTTTAGTCAATATCTTCAGGGAAAAACATGACGCCTACCAGAAAGGCCAGGAAGAAGAGCAAAAGCAGAACCTTGAACACAGGCAAAGTATTATCGAAAGGCTTAAAAACCTCTATACCAATTCCGAACCCGGAGTCAATCTTTTCAGATCCATCCGTGAGATCAAAGAAGACTGGTCTAAAGCCGGCCAGGTAGCTAAATCGGAATTCAGGATCCTTAACAATAATTATTTCCATCATCTGAACCAGTTTTACCAGATGCTGGATCTGAATAAAGAATTCCTGGAGCAGGAATACAGCCACAACCTTGAAAAAAGGCAGCATATCATTGAGCGCGCCCGACAGCTGGAAAACGAACCGGTGATCCAGAAAGCCCTGAACGAGCTGCAATACCTGCATAAGCTATGGAAAGAAGAGGCTGAGCCAGTGGCAGAAGAATTCCGTGAAAAGACCTGGGAAGAATTTAAGGAAATTTCCAATAAGATCCACGAAAGGAAATCTGAACTTTCAGTAGCCATAGAAGCTGAGCAGAATGCCAATCTGGAAAAGAAAAACCAGATCATTGCCGAAATCAAAAAACTTTCAGAACCCGCTGAGAATCCCAACCACAATTACTGGCAGAATGCCATCAGAAGAGTGGAAGACCTCCGTTCTGAATTCCTTAAAACCGGCAGCGTGCCCCGGAAACTTTCCAACCAGAACTGGAATGACTTCAAGACCACGCTCAGAGCGTTCAATACAACAAAAAACAGCTATTATAAATCCCTGAAAGGTTCACAACAGACGAATCTGGAGGAGAAAATGAAACTGATCCAGACTGCTCAGGACAATGTAAGCAATGAGGACTGGGATATCTCGGTACCGTTGTTCAAGAAACTGCAGGAGGACTGGAAAAAAATCGGGCACGTTCCTAAGAGCATGACGAACAAAATCTGGGATGAGTTCCGTGATGCCTGTAATGCATTTTTCAATAATTTCCGTGAAAAGAGCAATACCTCTACCGATAACTGGAAAGACAACTACAAACAGAAGAAGCACCTTCTGGATGAACTGAAAACCGTAGGCGATGAAGAAGGCAGCATCGAAAGGATCGAAGCCATCAAAACAGCCTGGAACAACATCGGTAAAGTGCCGCGCGATAAGATTTCCATCAATTCCGAATTCAACAAGACCTTACGTGAAAAGCTGAGGCTGAATAAGATCAATGAGCTCGAACTGAAGGAGGAAGGATTGTCTGAAAACCAGCTGACGGATAAAGCCAGAAAGATCAAGAGCCAGATTTCCGACCTGGAAGGGGAAATTGTAAAGCTGGAAAACAACTTATCTTTCTTTACCAATCCATCCAGGGAGAATCCTCTGCTGAAGGATACTTACAATACGATTGATGACAAAAAAGCGCATCTGGAAACTTTAAAACAGAATCTTCACAGCATCATTTCCGGCTCTGGAGAATAA
- a CDS encoding shikimate dehydrogenase family protein, with the protein MVSKTKLGLIGRNISYSFSKKFFENKFQKLMVHDFSYDIFDLQDISEAEQLFAEPGLRGFNVTIPYKEKIIGYLDELSEEAKNIGAVNCVCIENGLKKGYNTDAFGFEKTLLLHRKPHHISALILGDGGAAKAVQYVMKKNGIPFTTVSRKSEVTFDTLNCDTVRRNTIIVQCTPVGTYPNTDDCLNFPFEGISQQHLVIDLIYNPEYTRFIINASEKGAKTVNGYYMLEQQAEKAWEIWNFQKK; encoded by the coding sequence ATGGTTTCCAAGACAAAATTAGGCCTGATCGGCAGAAATATCTCCTACTCCTTTTCAAAGAAATTCTTTGAAAATAAATTCCAGAAACTGATGGTCCATGATTTCTCCTATGATATCTTTGACCTGCAGGACATCAGTGAAGCGGAACAGCTGTTTGCAGAACCCGGACTGCGGGGCTTCAATGTCACCATTCCGTACAAGGAAAAAATCATCGGCTACCTGGATGAGCTTAGCGAGGAAGCGAAGAATATAGGTGCCGTCAACTGTGTCTGTATCGAAAACGGACTGAAAAAAGGCTATAATACCGATGCATTCGGATTTGAAAAAACACTGCTCCTGCATCGTAAGCCACATCACATTTCTGCCCTCATCCTCGGCGACGGAGGGGCTGCCAAGGCAGTACAGTATGTCATGAAAAAAAACGGCATTCCTTTCACCACGGTATCACGGAAATCAGAAGTTACTTTTGACACGCTCAATTGTGATACGGTACGCAGGAACACCATCATTGTCCAATGCACTCCCGTAGGTACTTATCCGAATACAGATGACTGCCTTAACTTTCCGTTTGAAGGCATATCGCAACAACACCTGGTCATTGACCTTATCTACAACCCTGAATACACCCGGTTTATCATCAACGCATCTGAGAAAGGAGCGAAAACCGTCAACGGATATTATATGCTTGAGCAGCAGGCTGAAAAAGCCTGGGAAATTTGGAATTTTCAAAAAAAATAA